GGGTTCACGGACGGTATTGACTTCGATATCCAGCGGGCTGGCAATTTGAAAAGCATGGTCTTCGGCGGCGAAGGTTTGTTCCTGGCTAGTCTCCAGGGCGAAGGAACCGTCTACATGCAAAGCCTGCCGTTCAACCGCATGGCCGAACGGATTGTCCAGCACGCACCGGGCAAAGGTTAATCCAAACTACGGACGCCTACCCAGGTTCTTTCAGCCTGGGTAGGCGTCTTTTTTTTTACACGTTGTTTGCTGCAACGCGGCGACGTTACAAGGCGTCGACCATCTGCTGGGTCACTTCGATTTTGCCTTGGATGATTTGCGGGGCCAGCAATTCGGCAACCGGGGCAATGACACTGAAATGGTCGTGACCTGGGACTTTCCAGAATTCGATTTGGGGATTCGTATTTGCTTTGGCCATCACTTCGATCGAGCCATCCCAGTTCCCTTGATTTTCCCCTTCAAAGACGAACATGGGACTCTTGACGCAGTGCAGCCAATACAAAGGCGAGCGGAGTTGCATTTCGTTGGTATCGTTCGGATCACAGTAAACGTATTCGCCACCGTATTGAACCACGCTTGCCACCGGGCCCAGGGCAATGATGCCCCGATATCGATCCGAGCATTCTCCGACAAGCATCGCTAACGTGCCGCCGGTGCTGTGTCCGCCGAGATAGATTTGGTCTGGATCGACATACGGCTGCTGAGCCAGGAAATCGGTGGCGGCCAGAATGTCGTCGACTTCGCCATAAAAACCTTCTCGCTTGCCAGAGCTTCCGTTGCCGCCACGCTGCGCGGGGAACATCATCACGATTCCTTCCCGACGAAACGGAGTGGCCCCTTGGTCGTTATCACGGCTTGGCAAGGTCCACACATCGCCAATTGCATTGTTATCGCCGCCGGTGATCCAAACGATCGCCGGATGCTTCTCGCCATCGCCTGGGTCTGGGGTGAGGTAAGCGACCAAACGCCCGGCTGGGGACTGATAATTCACGACATGAAAAATGCTGGGCGGGGGCTGATCGAGCCAATTGCCGACATTCGCGTCTGTCACAATCTTCGTCTCGAACCCAGCGCGTGCATCTTGCAGCGTGGGATAGAGGTCCGACAGTTTGCCCTCTGGCGGATCGAGCAAGTCAGGCTGGTTGCAACCGACCACCAACAAGAGCATTCCCAGAAGCAATTGAGGGAGCGCAAGCGGTTGATGCTTCATCGTGCGTTGTTCCAAAGTGCTTGAGAAGGAGGAAGCTGGCCATGAATCTTTTGTTGCCATGTTTTTAGTAGATCCTTCGTATCATGTCACGCTTCTTAGCTGCAATTTCTCGCTTGTGGCGTAAGCATCTGAGACGAGCGTGTCGAGCACTGGAAGACCGAAGACTGAAGGAGCCGCAAGGATTGCTGAGCGGCAGAAAAAAATAGTGGCACTCGCTTCGCCGAACGGGTACGATCACGTCAATCTTTTCCTGCAAGCTTTTTAATTTTCTCTCTTCAAGGCAACGGCATGACTTGGGCAAGAAGTTCGCTAGGTTTGGTTTGCTTATTCTCGCTGGTGATGCTGGGCGGCTTGTCTCGCCTAGCCTTGGCCGACGACTTTCGGACATGGGTCGATAAGACAGGCAAGTTCAAAATCGAAGCCACGCTGCATGAGTTGCGGGATGGAAAGGTCATCCTTCATACCAAAGACAAACGAGAAATTACCGTACCTTTGACATTGCTGAGCGATGACGATCAAACGTTTGTCTCCCAGAAAGAAATCAATCCGTTTGGCGGAGGGAAGCCCATCGCCAGTCCCGCAGCGATGCCTGCCGAATCGACAAATAGCTCCCGCACGTCGAGGCGTTCCTCGCCCCGTTCGTCGACCAGTGCTGCTGGCCTGCTGGCAAAGGATGCCGCAGTAACCGAATTGCCCACCGATGGGACCGAACTTTTCATCAGCATCGATCAAGAACTGGAAGAGATTGCCGCCGACCCTTTACCCGAACAGGCCAAGTTTCGCCAGATGGTTGTTCCGCTGGAAAAGCTAGACGCCTATGCTAAGATCTCGGCGCCGGTGGTGGTTGATCCTGCCAAGCTCACCTTCGCCGTCTCGACGAATCGCGTCGCGAATGCCTCCTCACCAGATCATTTCGGCAGGATCTATCTGGCCGTAGCGGGCAAGTCGCGACCAGTGGTGGCGCTCGATCTGCCAGAAACCCTACAACTGCTAGATCATCATATTGCGACCAATCGCTCGCTTGTAATGATCGGCGTCGGCGCCACGACCGAGCGTGGTGGCGACCTGGTTTTGCTGGAAGGACTTTCTACCGGCGATCCGAAACCACTCGCCCGCTGGCATCTGCCGGAATGGGAAAAGCCTGGCTTCAAACCGAAAGTCGAATTTGCTCGCCTGCTTGATGGTACGAAAGCGGTCGTGCGGGTTAATTCTTCGCTTTATATCTGGGACATGCTGGAAGGAAAGTGCCTGTTCGCACTCGACCAACTGAGCGGCAGTGGCGATCTGACGCTAAGCGGAACCGGCAAGTATCTGGCCATTCCGGTAAGTGGGGGCGTGCGTGTCGTGGAAACGGCCACCGGGGAACTACTCGGCGGCGTAAAAATCGCCACGACCTTGACTCCAGAGGCCCATTTTTCCCCCGACGGAAAAATGCTGGCCTTGGTCGCCGGCAGCCAGTATCGGGTGTGGGATCTTACCAAGGGACGTGAATTGTCTGAAGGAACCGTGGAAGGGGTGCCTGGCAAGTTCTACGGCTGGATTGGCAACGACTATCTCATGACACAATTGGCTGGCATCATCGATCCCGAACTCGGCATGACGCTCTGGAAGTACCATCTTCCCTCCGGCACCGATACCGTGCCGCTTTCGAGCGGGATTGCCGTGATCGATAAGCATGGCAATCAATCCACCACGCTGATGACCATGCGGGTCCCGCATGCCCCGGTGGCGAAAGTCAAACAGAAGCTCTCCGGCGATACCAGCAACTTGCTGCTGATTAAGCCAGGTACCGAGGTCGCGCTGAAGATTGATGCGATTGCAGGGGTCGATCAAGAGATGATCAAAGAGGGGCTAACCGAGGCGGTCGAGCGAGCAGGCTGGGTGGTGAATGAGAAATCCC
The sequence above is drawn from the Bremerella cremea genome and encodes:
- a CDS encoding alpha/beta hydrolase family protein, whose protein sequence is MKHQPLALPQLLLGMLLLVVGCNQPDLLDPPEGKLSDLYPTLQDARAGFETKIVTDANVGNWLDQPPPSIFHVVNYQSPAGRLVAYLTPDPGDGEKHPAIVWITGGDNNAIGDVWTLPSRDNDQGATPFRREGIVMMFPAQRGGNGSSGKREGFYGEVDDILAATDFLAQQPYVDPDQIYLGGHSTGGTLAMLVGECSDRYRGIIALGPVASVVQYGGEYVYCDPNDTNEMQLRSPLYWLHCVKSPMFVFEGENQGNWDGSIEVMAKANTNPQIEFWKVPGHDHFSVIAPVAELLAPQIIQGKIEVTQQMVDAL
- a CDS encoding SHD1 domain-containing protein gives rise to the protein MTWARSSLGLVCLFSLVMLGGLSRLALADDFRTWVDKTGKFKIEATLHELRDGKVILHTKDKREITVPLTLLSDDDQTFVSQKEINPFGGGKPIASPAAMPAESTNSSRTSRRSSPRSSTSAAGLLAKDAAVTELPTDGTELFISIDQELEEIAADPLPEQAKFRQMVVPLEKLDAYAKISAPVVVDPAKLTFAVSTNRVANASSPDHFGRIYLAVAGKSRPVVALDLPETLQLLDHHIATNRSLVMIGVGATTERGGDLVLLEGLSTGDPKPLARWHLPEWEKPGFKPKVEFARLLDGTKAVVRVNSSLYIWDMLEGKCLFALDQLSGSGDLTLSGTGKYLAIPVSGGVRVVETATGELLGGVKIATTLTPEAHFSPDGKMLALVAGSQYRVWDLTKGRELSEGTVEGVPGKFYGWIGNDYLMTQLAGIIDPELGMTLWKYHLPSGTDTVPLSSGIAVIDKHGNQSTTLMTMRVPHAPVAKVKQKLSGDTSNLLLIKPGTEVALKIDAIAGVDQEMIKEGLTEAVERAGWVVNEKSPIELIAKIGRGEPIEMNYRRLGASFRSNGEVAKITPYTASLQVKDKSKVLWERKSENMVPRLLRLQPGQSIQEAVTEHEKPDPEFFKRLRLPPRVLKPEVSELVGRSRIKEGSWHDF